The Algoriphagus sanaruensis genome window below encodes:
- a CDS encoding DUF1572 family protein: MKVKELNDLFQRDLKKLKQELTSYTSEDQLWLVPEGIVNSGGNLALHLLGNLRHFIGNDLGGFPYVRNREREFGAKGEPLEGLLLELEETQVIVEKSLLALHPDRLGDVSIHAFFGYPMTIGYFLIHLYGHFNYHLGQINYHRRMVN; this comes from the coding sequence ATGAAAGTCAAAGAATTAAATGATCTCTTTCAAAGAGATTTAAAAAAGCTTAAGCAAGAATTAACTTCCTACACTTCAGAAGACCAGTTATGGCTGGTGCCTGAGGGTATTGTGAATTCTGGAGGGAATCTAGCACTTCATCTTCTTGGAAATCTTCGTCATTTTATCGGAAATGACCTTGGAGGATTTCCATATGTTCGGAATAGAGAACGTGAATTTGGAGCAAAAGGAGAGCCTCTTGAAGGCTTATTGCTAGAGCTTGAAGAAACGCAAGTCATTGTAGAAAAATCACTCCTCGCTCTACATCCTGATCGTTTGGGAGATGTATCCATTCATGCCTTTTTCGGCTATCCAATGACCATTGGTTATTTTTTAATTCACCTGTATGGACATTTTAATTATCATCTTGGGCAAATCAACTATCACCGAAGAATGGTCAACTAA
- a CDS encoding N-acetylmuramidase domain-containing protein has protein sequence MQTVKLKSKGSQVEYLQELLGKIGYDLPQTGYFGNQTEQAVRDFQEKNGLVVDGQVGIKTWTLLIAKSQPFTSIGDKFLGEKDLIEFANRHQLELASVKAVNEVESSGKGFLVDGRPKILFEGHIFWKELKNRGIDPTTLVRPDSADVLYPKWSKSHYKGGTGEYSRLEKAISISPDARVREAALASASWGTYQIMGFHFQKLGYTHIQEFVDLMQIHERNHLEAFGRYLQTFGCLEFLRRKDWASFARCYNGPAYAQNKYDLKLASAYQKHLNR, from the coding sequence ATGCAAACTGTTAAACTTAAGTCGAAGGGTTCTCAGGTAGAATACCTTCAGGAACTTTTGGGGAAAATTGGCTATGACCTGCCTCAAACTGGTTACTTCGGAAACCAAACCGAGCAAGCCGTAAGAGATTTTCAAGAAAAAAATGGGCTGGTAGTAGATGGACAGGTTGGTATCAAAACCTGGACACTCCTGATCGCCAAATCCCAACCGTTTACCTCTATCGGGGATAAATTTCTGGGAGAAAAAGATCTGATCGAATTTGCGAATCGACATCAACTCGAATTAGCCTCAGTAAAAGCGGTTAATGAAGTAGAAAGCAGTGGAAAAGGATTTCTTGTAGATGGTCGTCCCAAAATTCTTTTTGAAGGTCATATCTTTTGGAAAGAATTAAAAAATAGAGGGATTGACCCGACTACTTTGGTCAGACCTGATTCTGCGGATGTTCTATATCCCAAATGGTCTAAATCACATTACAAAGGGGGAACAGGTGAATATTCGAGACTTGAAAAGGCAATCAGTATAAGTCCGGATGCACGTGTAAGAGAGGCGGCATTGGCATCTGCTTCTTGGGGAACCTACCAAATCATGGGCTTCCATTTTCAAAAACTGGGCTATACACATATTCAAGAATTTGTGGATTTAATGCAAATCCATGAACGAAATCACTTAGAAGCATTCGGAAGATATTTACAGACCTTTGGGTGCTTGGAATTTTTGAGACGAAAAGATTGGGCAAGCTTTGCTCGATGTTATAATGGTCCCGCCTATGCCCAAAATAAATACGATTTAAAACTGGCTTCTGCCTATCAAAAACACCTTAATCGATAA
- a CDS encoding carboxypeptidase-like regulatory domain-containing protein gives MKIYFTGFLLSLALIFIQRPLFGQTFEIRGRIVAEDSKESLQDAVVILRNTAYGTQSIGGGGFLLENVTSGKYTISITYPGYNRFERIIELNEDLNLGVISMIRFGSEGTGAALQKTIRSANVSRLLSERPNFIGGNMVYGIPPEPKRVEGNFYLDNKWNLASILLYRDMEVLEGFRVRYNINANQFELMEPEKMLVSTIQGIRVQNIVWMDSSYKVPRYFVNGMDFKEDGVPISGFFEVLVEGQLPLMRRTFAIFKESNYNTALMVGNRNDQIVKRNKYYYLKGKDLFLIPKKRKDLFPIFGDLQSEMEEFAETNQLKVSDPSSIFQLFTHFNSKFPGFVPIMSQLLDEAKTN, from the coding sequence ATGAAGATATATTTTACAGGTTTTCTCTTGAGTTTGGCTTTAATTTTTATCCAAAGACCTTTATTTGGACAAACATTTGAAATCAGAGGAAGGATAGTCGCGGAGGATTCAAAAGAGAGTCTTCAAGATGCGGTGGTGATTTTAAGAAATACTGCCTACGGTACCCAAAGTATCGGAGGAGGAGGTTTTTTATTAGAAAATGTTACATCTGGAAAATACACCATTTCCATCACTTATCCCGGTTACAACCGATTTGAGCGAATTATTGAACTGAATGAGGATTTGAATTTGGGAGTAATTTCCATGATCCGATTTGGGAGTGAAGGTACAGGAGCAGCACTTCAAAAGACTATCCGCTCTGCGAATGTCAGTAGATTACTTTCTGAGCGCCCAAATTTTATTGGAGGAAATATGGTGTATGGCATTCCTCCTGAGCCAAAGCGTGTGGAAGGCAATTTCTATTTGGATAATAAATGGAACCTAGCCTCTATCCTTTTGTACCGAGATATGGAAGTATTAGAAGGCTTTAGAGTCCGATATAATATCAATGCCAACCAATTTGAATTAATGGAACCGGAAAAGATGCTGGTTTCAACCATTCAAGGAATCCGAGTTCAGAATATTGTATGGATGGACAGTAGCTATAAAGTCCCACGGTATTTTGTAAATGGAATGGATTTTAAAGAAGATGGAGTGCCGATATCAGGATTTTTTGAGGTTTTGGTCGAGGGACAATTACCGTTGATGCGAAGAACGTTTGCCATTTTCAAAGAATCCAATTACAATACGGCACTAATGGTTGGAAATCGCAATGATCAAATTGTAAAGCGGAATAAATACTATTATCTGAAGGGAAAGGATTTATTTCTGATTCCGAAAAAGCGCAAAGACTTGTTTCCCATTTTTGGAGACCTACAATCTGAGATGGAAGAATTTGCAGAAACGAATCAGCTGAAGGTTTCCGATCCGAGTTCGATCTTTCAGTTATTTACCCATTTCAATTCCAAATTCCCAGGCTTTGTACCCATCATGAGCCAATTATTAGATGAAGCAAAAACCAATTAA
- a CDS encoding DEAD/DEAH box helicase: protein MDFSSFQFESSLQEGLDSMGFDQPTPIQELAIPVILKGKDLIACAQTGTGKTAAFILPVLHKIAQSGSSKLNTLILAPTRELAIQIDQQIQGFAYFVGISSIPIYGGGDGIIWEQQKKALESGAELVVATPGRLIALLAGGKMDLSSLQHLILDEADRMMDMGFSDDILKIVNYLPKDRQTILFSATMPPKIRQFSMKILQNPEEITLAVGKTAEGVTQSMYSVYDEQKEELVRQILSQKNYEAVIIFASTKEKVKALYKVLRKDFDVQAFHSDLEQIEREKIMADFKNRQVKILIGTDIISRGIDVVGIELVINFDTPGDPEDYVHRVGRTARADKEGEAITFVNPKDQRKFERIEQLIGMKVPQVQLPESLGKGPEIHISKSSKSEGKEQFSKKKKTKKKPSGPRPNQADDVKKQASASSPATPKPSTEQSTPKESTPSRFGQRRNVIDD from the coding sequence TTGGATTTCTCTTCATTTCAGTTTGAATCTTCCTTACAAGAAGGTTTGGATTCCATGGGCTTTGACCAGCCTACCCCCATTCAAGAATTAGCTATCCCCGTAATTCTGAAGGGAAAAGACCTAATTGCATGTGCACAAACAGGCACAGGAAAAACTGCTGCATTCATTTTACCCGTTTTACATAAAATTGCCCAATCAGGCTCAAGCAAGCTCAACACCTTAATTTTAGCCCCAACCCGTGAATTGGCCATTCAGATTGATCAGCAAATTCAAGGCTTTGCCTACTTCGTGGGAATCAGTTCAATTCCCATTTATGGGGGAGGAGATGGGATTATCTGGGAACAACAGAAAAAAGCGCTAGAATCAGGAGCCGAGCTTGTGGTAGCTACTCCAGGAAGATTAATTGCTCTTCTTGCAGGAGGTAAAATGGACCTTAGCAGCCTCCAGCATTTAATCTTGGACGAAGCGGACCGGATGATGGATATGGGGTTTTCAGATGATATTTTAAAAATCGTCAATTACCTTCCAAAAGACCGGCAGACGATTTTATTCTCAGCGACCATGCCTCCCAAAATCAGACAATTCAGCATGAAAATCCTCCAGAATCCGGAGGAAATTACGCTTGCTGTAGGAAAAACTGCCGAAGGAGTTACTCAATCCATGTATTCCGTTTACGATGAGCAAAAGGAAGAGCTCGTTCGTCAAATTCTATCTCAAAAAAATTATGAAGCAGTAATCATTTTCGCTTCTACTAAAGAAAAAGTAAAAGCGCTTTACAAGGTTCTACGAAAAGATTTTGATGTCCAAGCCTTCCATTCTGATTTGGAGCAAATCGAACGTGAAAAAATCATGGCCGATTTCAAAAATCGCCAAGTCAAAATCCTGATCGGTACGGACATTATTTCAAGAGGAATAGATGTTGTCGGTATCGAATTGGTCATCAATTTTGACACTCCAGGAGATCCTGAAGATTATGTCCACCGAGTGGGTCGAACTGCTCGTGCTGATAAGGAAGGGGAGGCAATAACATTTGTAAATCCTAAGGATCAGCGGAAATTTGAGCGAATCGAGCAGTTGATCGGTATGAAGGTACCCCAAGTACAACTTCCAGAGTCTCTGGGAAAAGGTCCGGAAATTCACATTTCAAAATCATCAAAATCCGAAGGAAAAGAACAGTTTTCTAAAAAGAAAAAGACTAAGAAAAAGCCCTCTGGACCTAGACCAAATCAAGCTGATGATGTCAAAAAGCAAGCCTCAGCTTCAAGTCCTGCTACTCCTAAACCTTCGACTGAACAATCGACTCCAAAAGAATCTACCCCCAGCCGTTTTGGTCAACGTAGGAACGTGATTGATGATTGA
- a CDS encoding APC family permease: MSISSKISWKTATGLVVANMVGTGVFTSLGFQLAEVQNTWSILLIWTLGGGMALIGALVYAELGTHFQKTGGDYVFLSETIHPSIGYLYAWVSLTVGFSAPIAIAAMAMNNYLSPLFGETLIPGLFFLLAIPIAHLFSVSRSAQFQDLMTLVKVVFIFVLIGLGLAYSTPEQTVSSLNFTSSWNEELLLPGFSVSLIYVFYAYTGWNSAAYIIEEVDQPQKNLPKALIWATITVWVVYVLLQLVMLKHASVEQLSGQVNVADIAFGNLFGAKGALWVSFFIAVQLIATISGYSWIGPRITYAMARDFKLWSPLAKINAQGIPVRAIGLNTLISLVLFLSGSFEQVMLYAGFVLQLMGTITVFSSLKIKKAINFQTPFKPWLQYIYLVFSTAVMGYMIWDRPKESIAGLGLLFIGFVIFLLDRRKY, encoded by the coding sequence ATGTCCATTTCTTCTAAAATATCTTGGAAAACGGCCACTGGATTAGTGGTGGCGAATATGGTAGGAACTGGTGTGTTTACCAGTTTGGGTTTTCAGTTAGCGGAAGTTCAAAATACCTGGTCCATTCTTTTAATTTGGACTTTGGGGGGCGGTATGGCATTAATTGGAGCCTTGGTTTATGCTGAATTAGGGACGCACTTTCAAAAAACCGGTGGAGATTATGTGTTTCTTTCGGAGACCATTCATCCATCAATTGGTTATCTCTATGCCTGGGTTTCTTTGACGGTAGGATTTTCTGCACCTATTGCAATAGCAGCAATGGCAATGAATAACTATTTGTCACCCTTGTTTGGAGAGACCTTAATTCCGGGTTTATTTTTTCTTCTTGCTATTCCTATTGCACACCTATTTTCTGTTTCTCGATCTGCTCAGTTTCAGGATTTAATGACCTTAGTTAAGGTCGTTTTTATTTTTGTCCTGATTGGTTTAGGATTGGCCTACTCTACTCCAGAGCAAACTGTTTCTTCTTTGAATTTCACTTCGTCTTGGAATGAAGAACTTTTGCTTCCCGGGTTTTCAGTTTCTTTGATTTATGTGTTTTATGCCTACACTGGATGGAATTCTGCGGCTTATATTATTGAGGAAGTTGATCAGCCCCAAAAAAATCTTCCTAAAGCCTTGATCTGGGCAACCATCACGGTTTGGGTTGTCTACGTTTTACTTCAGTTGGTCATGTTGAAGCATGCTTCAGTAGAGCAACTTTCAGGTCAAGTAAATGTGGCAGACATAGCTTTTGGGAATCTGTTTGGAGCAAAAGGGGCTTTATGGGTTAGCTTTTTTATTGCCGTTCAACTCATTGCCACCATTTCGGGGTATTCTTGGATTGGCCCAAGAATTACCTATGCCATGGCTAGAGATTTTAAATTATGGAGCCCACTTGCCAAAATCAATGCTCAAGGGATTCCAGTTAGAGCGATTGGTTTAAATACCCTGATTAGCTTGGTTTTGTTTTTAAGTGGATCTTTTGAGCAGGTTATGCTTTATGCTGGATTTGTCCTCCAACTTATGGGAACGATCACGGTATTCTCCTCGCTTAAAATCAAAAAAGCAATCAATTTCCAGACACCTTTCAAACCTTGGTTACAATATATTTATCTGGTGTTTAGTACTGCTGTGATGGGATATATGATTTGGGATCGTCCCAAAGAAAGTATCGCAGGGTTGGGATTACTCTTTATTGGATTTGTGATCTTTTTGCTAGATCGAAGGAAGTACTAA